One window from the genome of Glycine soja cultivar W05 chromosome 12, ASM419377v2, whole genome shotgun sequence encodes:
- the LOC114378727 gene encoding zinc finger protein ZIC 2-like, whose translation MLLDEIVGAPTVHKEEHSLPEDDARLFIKEEAGSLGSSSAAIRRNTLEGQRCPLWYCSSQVKQSPRSRREAISSGERRFRVGAAGLGGSGVGWVGGGRRGGNGVGRGGGSIGAGGGRGHGGGGRWSRSFSSCRQARPAAWASVNGW comes from the exons ATGTTGTTGGATGAAATTGTGGGTGCTCCCACCGTCCACAAGGAGGAGCACAGCTTGCCCGAAGATGATGCCC ggttatttataaaagaagaagCTGGGTCATTGGGTTCGTCATCCGCCGCGATAAGAAGGAATACCCTAGAGGGGCAGCGATGCCCTCTGTGGTATTGTTCGTCGCAGGTGAAACAAAGTCCTCGCTCCCGGCGTGAGGCAATCTCCTCGGGAGAAAGGCGTTTCAGGGTTGGGGCCGCGGGTTTGGGTGGAAGTGGTGTGGGCTGGGTAGGGGGAGGTAGGAGAGGGGGTAACGGTGTCGGGCGAGGAGGTGGGAGTATCGGGGCTGGTGGAGGGCGTGGTCACGGCGGGGGTGGACGGTGGTCAAGGAGTTTTTCTTCTTGCAGGCAGGCAAGACCTGCAGCTTGGGCCAGCGTCAACGGCTGGTGA
- the LOC114378527 gene encoding putative pentatricopeptide repeat-containing protein At5g59200, chloroplastic, which produces MIISPVPTIIANLPNPHSSSHDSNLRRVIISLLHKNRKNPKHVQSIHCHAIKTRTSQDPFVAFELLRVYCKVNYIDHAIKLFRCTQNPNVYLYTSLIDGFVSFGSYTDAINLFCQMVRKHVLADNYAVTAMLKACVLQRALGSGKEVHGLVLKSGLGLDRSIALKLVELYGKCGVLEDARKMFDGMPERDVVACTVMIGSCFDCGMVEEAIEVFNEMGTRDTVCWTMVIDGLVRNGEFNRGLEVFREMQVKGVEPNEVTFVCVLSACAQLGALELGRWIHAYMRKCGVEVNRFVAGALINMYSRCGDIDEAQALFDGVRVKDVSTYNSMIGGLALHGKSIEAVELFSEMLKERVRPNGITFVGVLNACSHGGLVDLGGEIFESMEMIHGIEPEIEHYGCMVDILGRVGRLEEAFDFIGRMGVEADDKMLCSLLSACKIHKNIGMGEKVAKLLSEHYRIDSGSFIMLSNFYASLGRWSYAAEVREKMEKGGIIKEPGCSSIEVNNAIHEFFSGDLRHPERKRIYKKLEELNYLTKFEGYLPATEVALHDIDDEQKELALAVHSERLAICYGLVSTEAYTTLRVGKNLRICDDCHAMIKLIAKITRRKIVVRDRNRFHHFENGECSCKDYW; this is translated from the coding sequence ATGATTATTTCCCCAGTGCCTACAATAATCGCAAATTTACCGAATCCACATTCTAGCTCCCATGATTCTAACCTTCGTAGAGTCATAATCTCACTCCTTCACAAGAACCGCAAGAACCCAAAACACGTTCAATCAATACACTGCCACGCCATAAAAACTAGAACTTCACAAGACCCTTTTGTAGCCTTCGAGCTTCTTCGCGTATATTGCAAGGTGAACTACATTGATCATGCCATCAAGCTCTTCCGCTGCACCCAGAACCCAAATGTGTACCTTTACACTTCTCTCATTGATGGGTTTGTGTCATTTGGCTCTTACACTGATGCCATCAACTTGTTTTGCCAAATGGTTCGGAAGCACGTTTTGGCTGATAACTATGCAGTCACTGCGATGCTGAAAGCATGCGTGCTTCAACGTGCTTTGGGAAGTGGAAAAGAGGTTCATGGGCTTGTTTTGAAATCTGGGTTGGGTTTGGATAGGTCCATTGCGTTGAAGTTGGTTGAGTTGTATGGGAAGTGTGGGGTATTGGAGGATGCGAGGAAGATGTTTGACGGAATGCCTGAACGAGATGTGGTGGCATGTACCGTTATGATTGGTTCGTGTTTTGATTGTGGGATGGTTGAGGAGGCGATTGAAGTGTTCAATGAGATGGGAACTCGGGATACAGTGTGTTGGACAATGGTGATTGATGGGTTGGTGAGGAATGGGGAGTTCAATAGGGGTTTGGAGGTGTTCAGGGAGATGCAAGTGAAGGGTGTGGAGCCTAATGAGGTTACTTTTGTTTGTGTCTTGTCCGCGTGTGCACAGTTGGGAGCTTTGGAGCTCGGTCGATGGATTCATGCATACATGCGCAAGTGTGGTGTTGAGGTTAACCGGTTTGTTGCCGGTGCGTTGATCAATATGTATTCAAGGTGTGGTGACATTGATGAGGCACAAGCATTGTTTGATGGGGTGAGAGTGAAAGATGTGTCTACTTATAATTCCATGATTGGGGGATTGGCTTTGCATGGGAAGAGCATTGAAGCAGTTGAGTTGTTTAGTGAAATGCTTAAGGAGAGGGTTAGGCCAAATGGTATAACATTTGTTGGGGTTTTGAATGCTTGCAGCCATGGAGGGTTGGTGGATCTGGGTGGTGAAATATTTGAATCAATGGAAATGATTCATGGGATTGAACCAGAGATAGAACACTATGGCTGCATGGTTGACATTCTTGGTAGGGTAGGTAGGCTTGAAGAGGCCTTTGACTTCATTGGGAGGATGGGAGTGGAAGCTGATGATAAAATGCTTTGCTCATTATTAAGTGCTTGTAAAATCCATAAGAACATAGGGATGGGAGAAAAGGTTGCAAAACTTTTGAGTGAACATTATAGGATAGATTCTGGTTCCTTCATCATGCTGTCAAATTTCTATGCTTCTTTGGGAAGATGGAGCTATGCTGCAGAAGTTAGAGAAAAGATGGAGAAGGGAGGAATCATAAAGGAACCAGGTTGTAGTTCTATTGAAGTCAACAATGCAATTCATGAGTTTTTTTCAGGAGACCTCAGACACCCTGAGAGGAAAAGAATCTACAAAAAGTTAGAGGAGTTAAACTATTTGACAAAGTTCGAAGGTTATTTACCAGCAACTGAGGTGGCTTTACATGATATTGATGATGAACAAAAGGAATTGGCTTTGGCTGTGCATAGTGAGAGACTTGCAATATGCTACGGACTAGTCTCAACTGAAGCTTACACAACACTTAGAGTTGGGAAAAATTTAAGGATATGCGATGATTGCCACGCAATGATCAAGCTCATAGCAAAGATTACTAGGCGAAAAATTGTGGTTAGAGATCGCAATAGATTCCACCATTTTGAAAATGGAGAATGTTCTTGTAAGGATTACTGGTGA